In a single window of the Halobaculum lipolyticum genome:
- a CDS encoding type II/IV secretion system ATPase subunit produces MSGDTAQGAGEDRLSALRRRLSRTVEVLRGTELEVRPFRPGEDGPLATFDPPAGHDEIDRYWVNAPYAYVVVTYDTDADKHLYNVVEPELDEFEASLLGRVVDDIRDPLLYRGDVEPAAEETLRTELRTLLRQYGVDAGMDTFHTLLYYLRRDFRGFGKVDALLSDRHIEDISCDGYDLPLFVYHDDYTDVETNVVFEADELDNYVIRLAQQSGRHISVGDPIVETTLPDGSRAELALGEEVTPRGSAFTIRQYAEEPLTPIDLVNYGTFSIEQMAYFWICIEHNKSLIFAGGTASGKTTSMNAVSMFVPPRSKVLTIEDTRELSLYHDNWLSSVTRERMGEGEDIDMYDLLRSALRHRPEYIVVGEVRGEEALTLFQAMNTGHTTFSTMHADSIETVINRLENEPINVPRAMVRSLDMLSIQTLTRVEGERVRRAKTVGEIGGVDQRTGELDYSSVYSWEADTDTFRRNDSSLLEEIQEERGWSRSELLSEMRRRRRFLTYLRDRDVTDYRRFTALVNEYYADAERALDRLAAAESGEAVAPEPGTDGAGSGAGGGR; encoded by the coding sequence ATGTCGGGGGACACCGCGCAGGGAGCGGGCGAGGACCGGCTGTCGGCGCTTCGCCGGCGGCTCTCGCGCACCGTCGAGGTGCTGCGGGGGACCGAGCTGGAGGTCCGCCCGTTCCGCCCGGGCGAGGACGGCCCGCTGGCCACCTTCGACCCGCCCGCCGGCCACGACGAGATCGACCGCTACTGGGTGAACGCCCCGTACGCGTACGTGGTCGTCACCTACGACACCGACGCCGACAAACACCTGTACAACGTCGTCGAGCCGGAGCTCGACGAGTTCGAGGCGTCGCTGCTGGGGCGCGTCGTCGACGACATCCGCGACCCGCTCCTGTACCGCGGCGACGTGGAGCCGGCCGCCGAGGAGACCCTCCGGACGGAGCTGCGGACGCTACTCCGGCAGTACGGCGTCGACGCCGGGATGGACACGTTCCACACCTTGCTGTACTACCTCCGGCGCGACTTCAGGGGGTTCGGGAAGGTGGACGCGCTCCTCTCGGACCGCCACATCGAGGACATCTCCTGTGACGGCTACGACCTGCCGCTGTTCGTCTACCACGACGACTACACCGACGTGGAGACGAACGTCGTCTTCGAGGCCGACGAACTCGACAACTACGTGATCCGCTTGGCCCAACAGTCGGGGCGCCACATCTCCGTCGGCGACCCGATCGTCGAGACCACGCTGCCGGACGGCTCGCGCGCGGAGTTGGCGCTCGGCGAGGAGGTGACGCCGAGGGGGTCCGCGTTCACCATCCGGCAGTACGCAGAGGAGCCGCTCACGCCCATCGATCTGGTGAACTACGGCACGTTCTCCATCGAGCAGATGGCGTACTTCTGGATCTGCATCGAGCACAACAAGAGCCTCATCTTCGCCGGCGGCACCGCCTCCGGCAAGACCACCTCGATGAACGCGGTGTCGATGTTCGTCCCCCCGCGCTCGAAGGTGCTCACCATCGAGGACACCCGGGAGCTGTCGCTGTACCACGACAACTGGCTGTCGTCGGTCACGCGCGAGCGCATGGGCGAGGGCGAGGACATCGACATGTACGACCTGTTGCGCTCGGCGCTGCGCCACCGCCCCGAGTACATCGTCGTCGGCGAGGTGCGCGGCGAGGAGGCGCTGACGCTGTTCCAGGCGATGAACACCGGGCACACGACGTTCTCCACGATGCACGCGGACTCGATCGAGACGGTGATCAACCGCCTGGAGAACGAGCCGATCAACGTCCCGCGGGCGATGGTGCGCTCGCTCGACATGCTCTCGATCCAGACGCTCACCCGTGTCGAGGGCGAACGCGTGCGCCGCGCCAAGACCGTCGGCGAGATCGGCGGCGTCGACCAACGGACCGGCGAACTGGACTACTCGTCGGTGTACTCGTGGGAGGCGGACACCGACACGTTCCGCCGCAACGACTCGTCGCTCCTCGAGGAGATCCAAGAGGAGCGCGGCTGGTCGCGCTCGGAGTTGCTCTCGGAGATGCGCCGACGCCGGCGGTTCCTCACCTACCTCCGCGATCGGGACGTCACCGACTACCGCCGCTTCACCGCGCTGGTGAACGAGTACTACGCCGACGCCGAGCGCGCGTTGGATCGGCTGGCGGCGGCCGAATCCGGCGAGGCGGTCGCCCCCGAACCCGGGACCGATGGCGCCGGATCGGGGGCCGGCGGCGGGCGCTGA
- a CDS encoding alpha-glucosidase, with protein sequence MDEAARAWWKEATVYQVYPRSFADGDGDGVGDLSGLASRADYLADLGVDVGWLTPVYESPMADNGYDVADYRAVDDTFGSMADWRAVRDALHERDIRLVMDFVPNHTSDEHAWFRASRAREDGKADWYHWADGVDADTVAYDAPDEGPSGEAPPNNWRSFFGGPAWTYDDERGQWYLHLFDPKQPDLDWSVPAVRAAIHDELRYWLDEGIDGFRLDVVNLLSKPDGYPSGDESEPFNGSLRLVPDGSRIHEYVSGMSEAVFAGHDLLTVGECIGDLSVEEAARYVEPDGDGLSMVFHFGHVGIGRGDALWEREPWSLTDLKAVFDRWQNGLAGRGWNSLYFENHDQPRVVSRFGDDGDYRLESATCIATLLHTLCGTPYVYQGQELGQTNPTFESLAEFRDVETVRTVEEALAAGEIESFDDVRDGLNAHSRDTSRTPMQWTDGPNAGFTDPDAEPWIRLHEDYREVNVEAQRSDPDSVWHYYRRLIDLRAANDVLVYGAYENHTPEDEQVWAYSRTLGDEAAAGAESDRAFVALNWGGEPARVEPPASLAGAAATLALSNRDGAPAPERVEPYTARPWEARVYLLD encoded by the coding sequence ATGGACGAGGCCGCCCGCGCGTGGTGGAAGGAGGCGACCGTCTATCAGGTGTACCCCCGGAGCTTCGCCGACGGCGACGGCGACGGCGTCGGCGACCTGTCGGGACTGGCCTCGCGTGCCGACTACCTCGCCGACCTCGGCGTCGACGTGGGGTGGCTCACCCCCGTGTACGAGTCGCCGATGGCCGACAACGGGTACGACGTCGCCGACTACCGCGCCGTCGACGACACGTTCGGCTCGATGGCCGACTGGCGCGCCGTCCGGGACGCGCTCCACGAGCGCGACATCCGGCTGGTGATGGACTTCGTCCCGAACCACACCTCCGACGAACACGCGTGGTTCCGCGCCTCCCGCGCCCGCGAGGACGGGAAGGCCGACTGGTACCACTGGGCCGACGGCGTCGACGCCGACACGGTCGCGTACGACGCCCCGGACGAAGGGCCGTCGGGGGAGGCGCCGCCGAACAACTGGCGCTCGTTCTTCGGCGGACCGGCGTGGACGTACGACGACGAGCGCGGGCAGTGGTACCTGCACCTGTTCGATCCCAAGCAACCCGATCTCGACTGGTCGGTGCCGGCGGTGCGAGCGGCGATCCACGACGAACTCCGGTACTGGCTCGACGAGGGGATCGACGGCTTCCGCCTCGACGTGGTGAACCTCCTCTCGAAGCCCGACGGCTACCCCTCGGGCGACGAGTCCGAGCCGTTCAACGGCTCCCTCCGGCTCGTCCCCGACGGGTCGCGGATCCACGAGTACGTCTCCGGGATGTCCGAGGCGGTGTTCGCGGGGCACGACCTGCTCACCGTCGGGGAGTGCATCGGCGACCTGTCGGTCGAGGAGGCCGCCCGGTACGTGGAGCCGGACGGCGACGGGCTCTCGATGGTGTTCCACTTCGGTCACGTCGGCATCGGTCGCGGCGACGCGCTGTGGGAGCGCGAGCCGTGGTCGCTGACCGACCTGAAGGCTGTGTTCGACCGCTGGCAGAACGGGCTGGCCGGCCGTGGCTGGAACAGCCTCTACTTCGAGAACCACGACCAGCCCCGCGTCGTCTCCCGGTTCGGCGACGACGGCGACTACCGCCTCGAGTCGGCGACGTGCATCGCGACGCTGTTGCACACGCTCTGCGGGACGCCGTACGTGTACCAGGGGCAGGAGCTGGGGCAGACGAACCCCACCTTCGAGTCGCTCGCGGAGTTCCGCGACGTCGAGACGGTCCGCACGGTCGAGGAGGCGCTCGCGGCCGGCGAGATCGAGTCGTTCGACGACGTCCGCGACGGGCTGAACGCCCACTCGCGGGACACGAGCCGGACGCCGATGCAGTGGACCGACGGCCCGAACGCGGGGTTCACCGACCCGGACGCCGAGCCGTGGATCCGGCTCCACGAGGACTACCGCGAGGTGAACGTCGAGGCGCAGCGGAGCGACCCCGACTCCGTGTGGCACTACTACCGGCGACTGATCGACCTCCGCGCCGCGAACGACGTGCTCGTGTACGGCGCCTACGAGAACCACACTCCCGAGGACGAGCAGGTGTGGGCCTACAGCCGGACGCTCGGCGACGAAGCCGCCGCCGGCGCCGAGTCCGACCGCGCGTTCGTCGCGCTCAACTGGGGCGGCGAGCCGGCGCGCGTCGAGCCGCCGGCGTCGCTGGCGGGGGCGGCGGCGACGCTGGCGCTGTCGAACCGGGACGGGGCGCCGGCGCCCGAGCGCGTCGAGCCGTACACCGCCCGGCCGTGGGAGGCGCGGGTGTACCTCCTCGACTGA
- a CDS encoding DUF7549 family protein, with protein sequence MVWVRSEYAGELAVLSTWVTALLPWNVFSGAVAGGTVLFVRFPFFQIRYAFGLPFLRAFDVSTPVSAYLLQRGTSVQPAYGLWIAGAAVYLVALAVAVYYYREEERVESWSVDPVTLLGSLLVVSAVAFLAASALFPERFFGLSLGVGGGLPGLSLPVGAVVQLLLGGVLLRAERVA encoded by the coding sequence ATGGTCTGGGTCAGGTCGGAGTACGCGGGGGAACTCGCGGTGCTGTCGACGTGGGTGACGGCGCTGCTGCCGTGGAACGTGTTCTCCGGCGCCGTCGCGGGCGGGACGGTGCTGTTCGTCCGCTTCCCGTTCTTCCAGATCCGGTACGCGTTCGGGCTGCCGTTCCTCCGCGCGTTCGACGTCTCGACGCCCGTCTCGGCGTACCTCCTCCAGCGCGGCACCTCCGTCCAGCCCGCGTACGGGCTCTGGATCGCCGGCGCCGCGGTGTACCTCGTCGCGCTGGCGGTCGCCGTCTACTACTACCGCGAGGAGGAGCGCGTCGAGTCGTGGTCGGTCGACCCGGTCACGCTGTTGGGGAGCCTGCTCGTCGTCTCGGCGGTCGCGTTCCTGGCCGCCTCCGCGCTGTTCCCGGAGCGGTTCTTCGGGCTGTCGCTGGGCGTCGGCGGCGGGCTGCCCGGGCTGTCGCTCCCGGTCGGCGCGGTCGTGCAACTGCTCCTCGGAGGGGTGCTGTTGCGGGCCGAACGGGTCGCGTGA
- a CDS encoding DNA-directed RNA polymerase subunit L, with translation MELRVIEKTDEELRIEIAGEDHTFMNVLKGQLLETDGVAAATYDMNPEQSGGQTQPILSIKTEDGLDPLDALGEAATDVSDNLGTLYDDIEAAFADADAVEA, from the coding sequence ATGGAACTTCGCGTCATCGAGAAGACGGACGAGGAACTCCGCATCGAGATCGCGGGCGAGGACCACACGTTCATGAACGTGCTGAAGGGCCAACTGCTGGAGACCGACGGCGTCGCCGCGGCGACGTACGACATGAACCCCGAGCAGTCCGGCGGCCAGACCCAGCCGATCCTCTCGATCAAGACCGAGGACGGGCTGGACCCCCTCGACGCGCTCGGGGAGGCGGCGACCGACGTCTCCGACAACCTCGGGACGCTGTACGACGACATCGAGGCCGCGTTCGCGGACGCCGACGCGGTCGAGGCCTGA
- the hisF gene encoding imidazole glycerol phosphate synthase subunit HisF encodes MTLTKRIVPCIDVDVDDDGNAAVYTGVNFENLEYSGDPVEMARKYNEAGADEFVFLDITASAEGRETMLDTVSQVADECFIPLTVGGGIRTKADIKETLRAGADKVSINSGAIANPDLITEGADAFGSQCIVISVDARRRFDDGGDHYVEVERDGEPVECWFECTVKGGREGTGIDVVTWATEAEERGAGELFVNSIDADGTKDGYDIPLTRAVCDAVSTPVIASSGCGGPEHMEEVFVEANADAGLAASIFHFDEYGIDEVKRYLDEHGVPVRI; translated from the coding sequence ATGACCCTCACGAAGCGGATCGTTCCCTGTATCGACGTCGACGTCGACGACGACGGGAACGCCGCCGTCTACACCGGCGTCAACTTCGAGAACCTGGAGTACTCCGGCGACCCCGTCGAGATGGCGAGGAAGTACAACGAGGCCGGCGCCGACGAGTTCGTCTTCCTCGACATCACCGCCAGCGCGGAGGGCCGCGAGACGATGCTCGACACCGTCTCGCAGGTCGCCGACGAGTGCTTCATCCCGCTCACTGTCGGCGGCGGCATCCGGACGAAAGCCGACATCAAGGAGACGCTCCGTGCCGGCGCGGACAAGGTGTCGATCAACTCCGGCGCCATCGCGAACCCCGATCTGATCACCGAGGGCGCGGACGCCTTCGGCAGCCAGTGTATCGTCATCTCCGTGGACGCGCGGCGCCGGTTCGACGACGGCGGCGACCACTACGTCGAGGTCGAGCGCGACGGCGAGCCGGTCGAGTGTTGGTTCGAGTGTACCGTCAAGGGGGGCCGCGAGGGAACCGGCATCGACGTGGTGACGTGGGCGACGGAAGCGGAGGAACGCGGCGCGGGGGAGCTGTTCGTCAACTCCATCGACGCCGACGGGACGAAGGACGGCTACGACATCCCGCTCACTCGGGCCGTCTGCGACGCCGTCTCGACGCCCGTCATCGCCTCCTCGGGCTGTGGCGGCCCGGAGCACATGGAGGAGGTGTTCGTCGAGGCGAACGCCGACGCCGGGCTGGCGGCGTCCATCTTCCACTTCGACGAGTACGGCATCGACGAGGTGAAGCGGTACCTCGACGAGCACGGCGTCCCGGTCCGGATCTGA
- a CDS encoding histidine kinase N-terminal 7TM domain-containing protein, with product MTWQLQPIVGLYLVSAVVGVATAAALWRRDHGPGGSALAATLALAGGWALAVALEHAAADLAGKLSAVKAGYVFVALLPVAWVVFAWRFTARPDRIDRRTLAGLSVVPALTVAAVWLSPEVPLFWRDAGVRVVAGTATLDTTYGPWFAVHAAYSYLLLVAGGIAIGRTAVLTIDTHPIRGSAVLAGVLAPAVSNALFLLGAAPAGVDPTPPATVAGGVLLAVAFVRHDLLDGPTAARAFARDTAVTESMEGVLVLTDDGVVTDCNPAAAAAIGVDRDEALGRPFEGVAPGVAEAARAVVDHDGSGGIAFGGGRSVGSADSPGRITRSVDGDKRHYDVSVSDFSRRGLSGRIVTLRDVTDRHRHRRRVGVLNRILRHDLRNEMNVVMGYAEVLESELDRARDGTVPPADGDPGVAANGGDGTEAVERIRESADELLDLSDTVREVGATLDAEGSTTTRLDVAALVRTQADGLEFRSPTPRVTVDSPDEAWVTASDLIDAVFENLLENAVEHSHRETPSVDVTVAVDDADGTVAVTVADDGPGIPQQELATFRADGETALTHSSGLGLWLVIWIVEESGGEVTFDVDETGTAVTVRLPGAEPPS from the coding sequence ATGACGTGGCAGCTTCAGCCGATCGTGGGGCTGTACCTCGTCTCGGCAGTCGTCGGGGTCGCGACAGCGGCCGCGCTGTGGCGCCGCGACCACGGCCCGGGGGGGAGCGCGCTGGCGGCGACGCTGGCGCTCGCGGGCGGGTGGGCGCTGGCGGTCGCGCTCGAACACGCCGCCGCCGACCTCGCCGGGAAGCTGTCGGCCGTGAAAGCCGGGTACGTCTTCGTCGCGCTCCTCCCGGTGGCCTGGGTAGTGTTCGCGTGGCGCTTCACCGCCCGCCCCGACCGGATCGACCGACGGACGCTGGCGGGGCTGTCGGTCGTCCCGGCGCTCACCGTCGCGGCAGTGTGGCTCTCCCCCGAGGTGCCGCTGTTCTGGCGCGACGCCGGGGTGCGCGTCGTCGCCGGCACCGCGACCCTCGACACGACGTACGGGCCGTGGTTCGCGGTCCACGCGGCGTACTCGTACCTGTTGCTCGTCGCGGGAGGGATCGCCATCGGCCGAACGGCGGTGTTGACGATCGACACCCACCCGATCCGCGGGTCGGCCGTGTTGGCGGGCGTGTTGGCGCCGGCAGTCAGCAACGCCCTGTTCCTCCTCGGCGCGGCGCCGGCCGGCGTCGATCCGACGCCGCCGGCGACCGTCGCGGGCGGCGTGCTCCTCGCGGTGGCGTTCGTCCGGCACGACCTCCTCGACGGGCCGACCGCGGCGCGGGCGTTCGCGCGCGACACGGCCGTCACGGAGTCGATGGAGGGGGTGCTGGTGCTCACCGACGACGGCGTCGTCACCGACTGCAACCCGGCCGCCGCGGCCGCCATCGGCGTCGACCGCGACGAGGCGCTCGGCCGACCGTTCGAGGGGGTCGCGCCGGGTGTCGCCGAGGCCGCGCGGGCGGTCGTGGACCACGACGGGTCGGGTGGCATCGCCTTCGGCGGGGGCCGTAGCGTGGGGTCGGCCGACAGCCCCGGCCGGATCACCCGCTCCGTCGACGGCGACAAGCGCCACTACGACGTGAGCGTGTCCGACTTCTCGCGTCGGGGGCTGTCCGGACGGATCGTGACGCTGCGGGACGTGACCGACAGACACCGCCACCGCCGCCGCGTGGGCGTCCTCAACCGGATCCTCCGCCACGACCTGCGCAACGAGATGAACGTCGTGATGGGGTACGCGGAGGTGCTGGAGTCCGAACTGGACCGCGCGCGCGACGGGACCGTCCCGCCCGCCGACGGCGACCCCGGCGTCGCGGCGAACGGCGGCGACGGCACCGAGGCGGTCGAGCGGATCCGGGAGTCGGCCGACGAACTGCTCGACCTCTCCGACACCGTCAGGGAGGTCGGGGCGACGCTCGACGCCGAAGGCTCCACCACCACACGGCTCGACGTGGCGGCGCTCGTCCGGACGCAGGCCGACGGGCTGGAGTTCCGGTCGCCGACGCCGCGCGTGACCGTCGACAGCCCCGACGAGGCGTGGGTGACCGCCAGCGACCTGATCGACGCCGTGTTCGAGAACCTCCTCGAGAACGCCGTCGAACACAGCCACCGCGAAACGCCGAGCGTGGACGTGACCGTCGCCGTCGACGACGCCGACGGCACGGTCGCCGTCACCGTCGCCGACGACGGTCCCGGCATCCCCCAACAGGAACTGGCGACGTTTCGCGCCGACGGGGAGACCGCGCTCACCCACTCGTCGGGACTGGGGCTATGGCTCGTGATCTGGATCGTCGAGGAGTCGGGGGGCGAGGTGACGTTCGACGTCGACGAGACCGGCACCGCCGTCACCGTGCGGCTGCCCGGTGCAGAGCCGCCGTCGTGA
- a CDS encoding DUF7550 family protein: protein MADHHDHDHYKEFDYERVTSPMQAITARQAGVGAVIALVGIAVAFGLPLLL, encoded by the coding sequence ATGGCCGACCACCACGACCACGACCACTACAAGGAGTTCGACTACGAGCGCGTCACCTCGCCGATGCAGGCGATCACCGCGCGGCAAGCGGGCGTCGGCGCCGTGATCGCGCTCGTCGGGATCGCGGTCGCGTTCGGCCTTCCGCTCCTCCTGTAG
- a CDS encoding DUF5793 family protein, with the protein MRRDHFELAVADVDWVDTDGEPEKPHVSIDFHGTEELLREHLTGADDELLAAEETDVAFRLQGDHETDPEATGVVSVTNRLTGDFVLELNEDADDVLRFIRAAREYGRASDGDGRYRVEIDVDGEEVVAYEKETFLVYDADGNLLRRESLIPSGVEL; encoded by the coding sequence ATGAGGCGCGATCACTTCGAGTTGGCTGTCGCCGACGTCGACTGGGTAGACACGGACGGGGAGCCGGAGAAGCCGCACGTCTCCATCGACTTCCACGGCACCGAGGAACTCCTCCGCGAACACCTCACGGGCGCGGACGACGAACTGCTCGCCGCCGAGGAGACGGACGTAGCGTTCCGCCTCCAGGGCGACCACGAGACGGACCCGGAGGCGACCGGCGTCGTCTCGGTGACCAACCGGCTCACCGGCGACTTCGTGCTCGAACTGAACGAGGACGCCGACGACGTGTTGCGCTTCATCCGCGCGGCCCGCGAGTACGGCCGCGCCTCCGACGGCGACGGGCGCTACCGCGTCGAGATCGACGTCGACGGCGAGGAGGTTGTCGCCTACGAGAAGGAGACGTTCCTCGTGTACGACGCCGACGGCAACCTGCTGCGCCGCGAGAGCCTCATCCCCTCGGGCGTCGAGTTGTGA
- a CDS encoding uracil-DNA glycosylase family protein: MKNVTDRVSNPFGMRPDCDRFVPGYGDANADFHVIGDHPGVHGGVEAGVPFTGHEAGERLLDALVDAGLLASAGPRPEVASTYLSYLHMCVPEGHRLDGDGSPTGASYDDMERFFDAELRAIAAHVLLPVGERATRHVLETYTAQAHKTTVDMDDLHGTEIRGSGWLVVPIKDPAEWVDGGERRGDGDDGDDDDGDGDADGDSPGDAERLVDGIRTLRATDYRRESDLGRFVAGSEPYMVR, translated from the coding sequence GTGAAGAACGTCACCGACCGCGTCTCCAACCCGTTCGGGATGCGTCCCGACTGCGACCGGTTCGTCCCCGGCTACGGCGACGCGAACGCCGACTTCCACGTGATCGGCGACCACCCGGGCGTCCACGGCGGGGTCGAGGCGGGCGTGCCGTTCACCGGCCACGAGGCGGGCGAGCGCCTGCTCGACGCGCTCGTCGACGCCGGGCTGCTCGCCTCGGCGGGACCACGGCCCGAGGTCGCCTCGACGTACCTCTCGTACCTCCACATGTGCGTCCCCGAGGGCCACCGGCTCGACGGCGACGGCTCGCCGACGGGCGCCTCGTACGACGACATGGAGCGGTTCTTCGACGCCGAACTGCGCGCGATCGCCGCCCACGTGCTCCTCCCGGTCGGCGAACGCGCCACCCGCCACGTGCTGGAGACGTACACCGCACAGGCGCACAAGACGACGGTCGACATGGACGACCTCCACGGCACCGAGATCCGCGGCTCGGGGTGGCTCGTGGTGCCGATCAAGGACCCGGCCGAGTGGGTCGACGGCGGCGAGCGCCGCGGCGACGGCGACGACGGTGACGACGATGACGGCGACGGCGACGCCGACGGGGACTCGCCCGGCGACGCCGAGCGGCTGGTGGACGGGATCCGGACGCTCCGCGCGACCGACTACCGCCGCGAGTCCGACCTCGGGCGGTTCGTCGCCGGGTCGGAGCCGTACATGGTCCGGTAG
- a CDS encoding DUF1684 domain-containing protein, with translation MSTDTDTDAYLRRVREERARKDEFFGEHPRSPIPQTARSDFDGLRYFDPDPSYRFEATLHEHDDPERITVETTTDGAREYDTVGEFRIAVDGDDVTLQAFRSPGDDHRLWVPFRDATGGEETYPAGRYLDLEAPDDRTADGDWVLDFNEAYNPYCAYSAAYECPLVPVDNWLDVAIRAGERLPDL, from the coding sequence GTGAGCACCGACACCGACACCGACGCCTACCTTCGACGGGTCCGCGAGGAACGGGCACGCAAAGACGAGTTCTTCGGCGAGCACCCCCGCTCGCCGATCCCACAGACGGCCCGGAGCGACTTCGACGGGCTGCGCTACTTCGACCCGGACCCGAGCTACCGGTTCGAGGCGACGCTCCACGAGCACGACGACCCCGAGCGGATCACCGTGGAGACGACGACGGACGGCGCTCGCGAGTACGACACCGTGGGCGAGTTCCGGATCGCGGTCGACGGCGACGACGTGACGCTGCAGGCGTTCCGGTCGCCCGGCGACGACCACCGGCTGTGGGTGCCGTTCCGCGACGCGACCGGCGGCGAGGAGACGTATCCGGCGGGGCGCTACCTCGACCTCGAAGCCCCCGACGACCGCACGGCCGACGGCGACTGGGTGCTCGACTTCAACGAGGCGTACAACCCCTACTGTGCGTACTCGGCGGCGTACGAGTGCCCGCTGGTCCCGGTGGACAACTGGCTCGACGTCGCGATCCGGGCGGGCGAGCGGCTCCCCGATCTGTAG
- a CDS encoding MBL fold metallo-hydrolase produces the protein MKRIRLNNTVFEGLNNVYVLDGGDDDPAELTLVDAGVALPEVREELAAQLRALGHDLADVDRVLLTHWHSDHAGLAGAIQSASGATIHAHEADAPLVAGDEASLLEERDLQAEKFREWGMPDDRRAELSDFLGDHMDLGGEPCDVEPFGDGDSFEVNGRTLEAVHLPGHAAGLTAFHDADADEAFVGDAILPKYTPNVGGADVRVEDPLGRYVDSLLRLIDLDPDTAWPGHRDRIDDPAGRAATILRHHVDRTENVVEVLRADGPSTPWEVSAALFGDLHGIHVLHGPGEAYAHLDHLASNGLAERDDTRYELLDDDPDVGALFPDPGIDRVVEWDGGE, from the coding sequence GTGAAGCGGATCCGCCTCAACAACACCGTCTTCGAGGGGCTGAACAACGTGTACGTGCTCGACGGCGGCGACGACGACCCCGCGGAGCTGACGCTCGTCGACGCCGGCGTCGCCCTCCCCGAGGTCCGCGAGGAACTCGCCGCACAGCTCCGTGCGCTGGGCCACGACCTCGCGGACGTCGACCGCGTCCTCCTCACGCACTGGCACTCCGACCACGCGGGCTTGGCGGGTGCGATCCAGTCGGCGTCCGGCGCGACGATCCACGCCCACGAGGCGGACGCGCCGCTCGTCGCCGGCGACGAGGCCAGCCTGCTGGAGGAACGCGACCTCCAGGCCGAGAAGTTCCGCGAGTGGGGGATGCCCGACGACCGCCGCGCGGAGCTGTCCGACTTCCTCGGGGACCACATGGACCTGGGCGGCGAGCCGTGCGACGTGGAGCCGTTCGGCGACGGCGACAGCTTCGAGGTGAACGGCCGGACGCTGGAAGCGGTCCACCTCCCCGGCCACGCGGCGGGGTTGACGGCGTTCCACGACGCGGACGCGGACGAGGCGTTCGTCGGCGACGCGATCCTCCCGAAGTACACCCCGAACGTCGGCGGCGCGGACGTCCGTGTCGAGGACCCCCTCGGACGCTACGTCGACAGCCTCCTCCGGCTGATCGACCTCGACCCCGACACCGCGTGGCCGGGCCACCGCGACCGCATCGACGACCCCGCGGGCCGCGCCGCCACGATCCTCCGCCACCACGTCGACCGCACCGAGAACGTCGTCGAGGTGCTGCGGGCGGACGGCCCGTCGACGCCGTGGGAGGTGAGCGCCGCGCTGTTCGGCGACCTCCACGGGATCCACGTGTTGCACGGTCCCGGCGAGGCGTACGCCCACCTCGACCACCTCGCGAGCAACGGCCTCGCCGAGCGCGACGACACACGCTACGAACTCCTCGACGACGACCCCGACGTGGGCGCGCTGTTCCCCGACCCCGGTATCGACCGCGTCGTCGAGTGGGACGGGGGCGAGTGA